The genomic interval TGCTTGACGCCGCCATACGCCACCGGTAGTCTGAGGGGTGTTTTCACGGGGGCCCGAAGAGGCCAACCGGATCTCGCCCGTCCACTTTCCCACTTGCCCACGTTTTTTAGTGCAAGCGGCGGCTCTGGTCGGTCTTGGATTGGGGGCCGTCTTAAGCTGGCGTTGTGTCTCGGAGCCCCTTGATCCTTTCTTGGTTTTAAGTAGTAAGCACCTTATCAGAGCTCCGGATGGGGGTAGGTATGTTGAGACATCGAGATTAACTAGCTCTGAAAACTCtgaaaggaaaaggatgggTTTCCCAACGACGGAGAAACACGAATCGGACCTAAGGTTGGGATCTATCACGATCTCCGGTCAACTTTCTCGGTGGGATCTTCGATTGCTTCTTTCCCGGGGGCTCGAGATGTCAAAACGGTGCGGTGAAACCCGGATGGGGAATAGACAAGGAGAGAGCCAAGGGGCCTGTCGATGATAGTGGTCTTCGAGAAGTTCTAGCTCTGTCCCGAGTGGATGGTAGCTGGGATCGTTTGAGGCAGCTAGAATTAGGGCGAGGAGTGACAACAAGTGTGGCATGGAGGGTGTGAGGGCCATTAAGGGGTGTAGGTagcacaccacaccacagaAGGATCAGGTGTGGGTGGGATCGGGCATCAGTTTCGGCAGTAGCGGGGAATAGACAGGGACAAGATTGCCTCATGGCAAGGAGGTTCAGCTGTCTGAGACAATACGAGGCGAATGGAGCTCAGCTTAGTGAGGTCTCATCAGCTCAACATTCTCTTCACGAGAACTTGTGTCTGTGCAGAAGTATTGTGTACAAGATCACAGTGTGCATTTCGTTCAGCAAGTTATCGGGGGCTTGAGCAGTTTGACAGTGAAAGCAGAAGTCAGAAATGAGCAGGCATGTCATGTCTGACCTGAAGAGACTGGGGATGAACATGAAGGTTCTGACTATAGTAGACCAAACCTACCTATGTACCACTGGTTGGCACCTGTAGGCCATCTTCAAGCCTCTTGGGGaatctttcaaggcctatcGTTCATATTTCAAGGTCTCTGCCTCAAGCAGCACTGCAGCGGCCTACTATCTTGTCCTCGACGTTAGAGGGTGTGAACGATAACAGAAACTGACTTATTAAGCAGAATAGTTGAGTCCAAATCCATAGATCTCAATTCGGATTGGTACCTTGCCAAGAGTTCTATACATGTGTTGGAGAACAGCACATAGCTAGCAAAATACCTATCTATCGGCAGTTCATGCTCTCACCCAACCCAGAACTCAGATTTTGAGATACCTTAGAATAACAGGAACAAGCTGAGTTTCGAGTCATTGAGGAGGCAATATCACCCAGCCTCATCTCAACttacaccaccctccacacACTCCACACTTTCACAAACGCTACTCATAAACCCACAGAATGTTACCACAACCATCTAATAATGGGTGTAGCCTTGCCCGGCTAGCTCAATCGGTAGAGCGTGAGAGTCTTATGTACAGAGTGCTCCGATatctcaaggttgtgggttcgacCCCCACGTCGGGCTCAATTCCCGTTGACAACGATTCGATATCATTTTTGTGGTATGCTTCAAAATTGTTTCATAGATGGCAGAGTCCTTGGTTGGGAGCAATACTCCCCTCCTCATGGGTGCAGTCAATAACCAAGTTCTTTTTGCTTCGTTGACGAGTATTGATCTGATTTCTGATTTGCCTGGCCATTCGGACGATGATATGATAGTGATATGAGCACTGCTGTTCAGAGAGCAAATTGGTAACTTGTCATCGAAGAGCCGTTTTCGGCCAGAAGCTCCTACACCACTTGTCCACATGAACCGTCATGCGGTCGGAATCATACACAGACAACTCTAAAACTGACCGCCCCCTCTGCCTcgataaccaccaccaccaccccttccacctcctctatacccaccaccgcctccacccctcttccctatacccaccaccacctcctccccgccctctataacccccccaccaccaccaccaccacccctccccctccctctctgccccccccaccacctctcccacccctaacccctccaccaaactcatcctcatcaggcccttcaccctcctcccctccctctcctcctcacttgCATCCCAATAAttctccacccccaacagcTCACAAAACCTTGCCATCTGCGGATTAGTATACTCCCTAGGCTGAACCTCCCGTCCCcgttcccaacccccctccatcaccggcgcCGTCACCTCAAAATCCTCCGGGacctccatcttccccttcttcaccaaattctcctccacccactccTCATTCTCCCTGATCAAACCAAGGTAGTACTCCTCCCCTTTGTCCTCCGGGACCGGGGCACCGCGGATGCCAAAAGTGGATTTGATCGGCGGGTGGAAGGCCCGGAGGATGGAGAGCCATTCCTTGTCGTAGGCTAGCTTCACTgggcgggtgatggtggtgggggaggggatctCCATTAGTTGGAGGAAGGCTCGGCCGGGGAGGCACTTGTCTAGAGCCAGGAAGCgggttgtggtgttggttaTAGTTTGGGGGACGGGTTGGCCGGGGGTGGTCTGGATTTGGGGGTTAGGTTTGGAAaaggtggatgggaggagggagcggagggcGTCGGTTTGTTGCTCTTCAGATTGGGGcttggatgaggtggtggtaataGGGGCTGAGCTGGTGGATGGACCAACAGGGgtttcttcctcgtcgaggtCAAGGTCGATTTCATCGGGGTTCTGTGCGGGAGCGGCTGGagtttcttcctcttcgaggtcgaggtcgatcTCATCCGAGTTATGCGCAGGGACAGCTGGCGGGACCGTGGCTGATTCCAGAAGTGTTGCTGATGCAGATGGTTGAGGCTCTGAGGTAGGAGGATCGAACTTTTTAATGGCAGAATACTTGCAATGCAAGTGAGCAGAGAACCAGTACGGTGGCCGGAGGCGGTTCAGGACATAATCCGCAGCCGGGTTTCCCAACGACCCATCGTGTGACTCCCTCTGAAAATCGGGCTTCATCTTCCAGAGCCGGTTGGCGTCACCATGCTTCTCGATCCCTCGCGGCCAGTCGTGGCTGATGCCAATATCCACCTGTGTTCGCACCTGCAACAGCTTTCGAACGTCGATCTCGCGAACGTGATAGAAAGACTTGGTATCGCTCTGGTTGAAGGGGAGACGCTCATGATGGGGTTTGCGATAGTCGTGGCCCTTCCAGATGCCACTCATGCCAGCGATTCGAATGGGTCCCAGTCGAAGAATGTTGGCGGCGCCCATATAGTAGATATTTGGGGCGACCCACCCACCATAATGCAGCTCTGCCAGATGAGATGCTGCTTCGTGGTTGCCAGCAACAAAGATGGTGAGATAGGGGGCCTTTCTTTTCCCACTGTAATAGTCAGGGAAGTCACCCAGTTCGCGATACTTGGCCGGGATGGACATGACCGTCAGGTCATCGGCGTTGCGGATGGCCTGAAAGTCACCGCCGATGATAAGGACATCGACGCCATCCCAGCTGCGCTCTTTACATGAGGCCGTGATGGTAGAATAGATTGCGTTGAGGGTGCCATGACCCTAGGCTTGTTAGCTGAGAGCTCTTGAGTTTCTTGGCATCGAAAAAGCAGAGAACTTACACAGCCTTCAATGGCCACGCGAAGCGACTTGTCGCTCATCTTGCTATTCTTCTGTTTGGATTTACACTTTGAAGACTTGAGACGAATTTGCAATCGAGTGACACCAAATGGAAATAACGATTGCCTTGGCGCCCAATGTGCAGCGGGAAGAGCAAGTTGACGGTTcattggtgttggggaatgaatgaatgaatgaacaaccacagcacctGCTGAATTTTTGGTGGAGCGTCTACGTTGCTGTAATGGCGGTCGAGCGCCTCTCTGAACAGACCCATATCTCTCTCTACCTCGCTAGCACCAATACCCTCAAGGGATTCATTTTTTGTAAACTCCTGCACCAAAATGCATCTTCCAAATGTCCCAAATAGGATAAATCCCGACCAAATGTCTTTACGAAGTTTCGTGTCACTCGCACTCAATTCCTGTTCCTGTCTTTGCGCCACCCTACATCACCCGCCAGTCGACACCGGCTTGACCAGGAGCTGAAAGCGGTCCCGAGAGGTAGAGTCATTATGGCTATATATTAGGTAAAATAAAGGTAGCTAgttgtttctctctctcccaatCTCATCATTTGAAGCTTTGATAGCTAATCGTTTACATCAACACAGTAGCATTGTCAAGACCAAACATGTTCGATACTTTCACCTATCGCTTCCTCCACTTCCGTCgcccaaccctaaccccctcttccctcccttctctcccccagGGCATTGAGCGCTTCTTCGTTGACACGCCGGGGGGACAGATCGAAGTCCTCCACGGTAAACCCTCCAAACAGGCTCGCCATGGAGCTACCCCGCTATTCTTCGTCCACGGTGGGATGGGCGGTGCCTGGGTCTGGCTAGAGtacctctccttctttgcCTCGCGCGGCATCCCCTGCTATGCTGTCTCTATGCGCGGCCATGGCAGCAGCTGGCACCCTTCCTACCTCCGAATGGTCTACTTCACCACAAAACGCATGCTGGCCGACGACGTGGTGGCAGGCATCAGGTGGGTGCAGAAGCGGCATGACggaagggaggtggtgtaTATAGGCCACTCGAGCGGGGGCGGGCTGGGACAGTACATCCTCTCAGCACCAGAGTTTGACCACGTCAAAGTAAAAGGACTAGTACTCGCGGGAGCTGTACCCGGGTTTGGTTCGTAAGTTGTTTCTACGTTGTTATCATGCATGTCTTCCGTTATATACTAACAGCAGTACCAGCCTGGGAGTCTACATCAACTGGTGGCGTCTTGATCCCTGGTTCAGCTTCCGGATGATCTTCCATGGGTGGCACCCAAATTCGCCGCTCTCCCACCCTGTTCTGACACGCAGAGTCTTCTTCGGCGAGCAGCTTCCGGGTTCTTACCTGATGAAGTTCCAGCAACGAGCCAGCAGGTATGAGAGCTTCCTGTGGCCTTTGGGTATGATGAGCCGGTTCGTCAAACCCGAGAATCTGCTGCCTCGAATCACAAGCTGGGGGGCAAATAAAGGACAGGGAATCATGGTACTGGGCGGTGAGATTGACAAGATCATGACGATTCCGGTCATGGAGAAGCTTGCAAACACCTACCGGGAGAGCTATACCGGCCTCGTTGCCCAAAAGAAGATCGAGGGAGACGATAGAGACGGCATCAAGAAGCtccttggagatgggggaagGGACACCGTTGGTCAAGGGGTAAGATGCTGCTATGTACCCGGGGCCGCGCATCACCTCCAGAATGATGTCACTTGGGAGATTGGAGCTCAAAAGCTGCTGGCCTTTTATGAGCAGCTGTAATGGTGTTCACATGGTTTTTATAAAGAGCTAGGTCACCTCTCCTTATTTGTTCAGGTGGCGTTGGACTGATACCACGGGGTTATTCTCATCAAATGTATTGTGTATTAAGGTGTATCAAGTAATTTGGAACGAAATGTCTCCTCGCTTTACAAAGCTCAGCCTGGTGAAAAGCCAAAGCCAAGCAGATCGTTGAGGATATGTCGCTCTTCCATCGAATTTAGACGTATGACCCATGGGTGAAAAAGGGTAAGACGATATGCTAAGATGGGTGTAGCCTCTGAATGACCACAAGACGCAATAGAACGCTGGAAAGGAGATGATAAAAAACAAGATGCCTTGCTTGTTTTCTGACTGGTGCTTCTCATGGCTGTATGTCCTGTTGTACCGGTTACTGGGGTCGAGGGCACCTTGTTTGCAAATGCGCCAAGATCATAACCTCAACGCCGTGCTCAATGCAGTTCCGTTCCTGAATGCAGATCCGTAAAAAGCCGGTCACCCTCAAGAGATATCTCTCATCTGGGGCTTGGAATCCAATCCAAGGAAGTCGGCAGCCATCAGGAGCTCGAGGCAGATGTCCACAGGGATGTCCATATCTGGGACATCGGTCTGGTTGCGGTTCGCATAATGGTAGTGGAAGTACTCGACAACCTTTTCCAGAACAGGACCTCTTATTTTGAGAGTTAGCACTTCCCCTTCTTTcgggaaaagaaggagactTGTGTATCCAGGCGGTGTGTGCGGTGTGTGGTAGCGTAGTGAACAATCAGATCAAGTGTAGAGTAGCCTCATGCAGTCCAGGATGGCTCCCGCAACGGCGAAAGTAGCCTGGTCCGTCGTTGATATAATAAAGCATGCAGTATCATCATGTGATATGGCCATGACTTGTGGAAAcagggaagagagaaggaaagCTTACCGAATCTCGCCAAACTCACAGCGACCAGTTTGCGCCTCTCTGAAAGGGCCCCTCAGCATGGCTCCTATGGTTTCACTAACCAGAGCAGCCTCCCGCAGGACGACAAACTCGAAGCCATCGTATGAGATGAGCGTGATGTACTTGCTGTCGGACATTGTGTATGCCAAGCCAGTTAGCAGTGGGCTGCTgcgtggagggaggaggttggagagccgcagcagcggcagcgacgGTTCAAGAAAGAGATTTCTCGGTGGCACCGGACCCGACAAGAAAGAGGCGGCGCTGATAAAGGGTAGTGTATTATTATGCGTCGCAGCCAGGTGACACGGACCCGGGAAATATGGAAATAGGGAAAACAGAGAAATAGAGGTGGCTGGTTTCTGACGATGGTGAACAGAGAATTTTCAAAGAGGAGGTGCAGAAAGAAAATGACTGCAATGTGGTTTGCTGGCGCCAAGCCGACGATAACCCGAGAACAGGCACTGTCCACCAGCCACGTTCACAACCAAGGCAGCTGAAAACCCCACTGGTCGGACGGTCTCGGCAGCTTTGCAACCTGGCAccgctgttggtggtggtggtccagTAGATGTGCTGCGCTGTAATCATAGGGCTGGGGTGTGATGGGATGCCGTGCTGTGCCAGATGGCCCAAGAGAAGCGGGAGAAAATTATGAGACAGTGAGGAGTTTTCTCCAGATTCATCTTTTCCCATCCCgtcctctttttcccctctTACACACCTCACCCACAGCGCTGCCGCCACAACTGcaagtcatcatcaacatccaacttccaggttgaagaagaagcctgtTTTAGTGGTCCGTCACCGACAAGGCGCTGACCAGCATCTCCAGTGGGCCCCTTCAACCAATCTTGGCCCCGCGTTTGTGTCATTACCCGACCGCAAGGAACCGTTGCCCCGCCGACTGTTTACATCGACCTCTCCAAGCTGCACCTGCAGCTTGTTTCCCAGTTCCTGCAGCGAACGTCCAGCTTGCTTGTTGCTTGCTGACACCCTGCACTCACTGATCCCATCCCTTCTCCGAGTCGTCCCTGtttttccccctcaccatcaccatcaccatcgcgAAGAGCATCGTCAGACGAAATTTTACACCAGAGACGACCCCAATAACCAATTCTTTTACGAGCGCGGTATTTCCAGAGCAGCAGgagtagcagcagcagctagGTACAGCTACAGACAGCTTACGGGCGGGGTGGGGAACAAATTAATTTCGTCCTATAATACCTTGATACCTAGGTATTTTACCGACTCCTTGAATTGGGCGGATACCTCTTGTTGGCCTGTTTCCGCCGCTAGTCGTCTCCCATCCAActcaaacccccccaatACACAGTGCAACAGACGCAAACAAATGGCGTCGTCGTACCAACACCGCAACTCACACTACGCCCACGAGCGACATGACAGTAGCGCCTCGCGCAGACCAACATCCGAGAGACGAGACACGCGTGGCACCAGATCGAGCGACGGGACAGTGAGCACCTTCAACAgcatctcgacatcatcgGGCAGAGAATCAGCAGCGACCGCAATGACAAACGAAGGCCCCGCCTACTCCAAGAAAATTGTTGtcgttggcgatggtggttgcGGCAAGACTTGTCTTTTGATTAGTTACAGCCAGGGGTATTTTCCAGAGGTAATTTCGCCCCACGGGTGTCCTGCAGACCAGGCGCGCGCCGAATGCTAACACgagaacaaaacaaaagaaatatGTCCCGACCGTCTTTGAGAACTACATCACctacccaacccatcccccgACTGGTAAGACGGTAGAGCTCGCTCTGTGGGATACGGCCGGGCAGGAAGAATACGACCGCCTTCGGCCCCTGTCATATCCAGAAACCGATCTCATTTTTGTCTGCTTCGCCATCGACTGCCCAAATTCGCTAGAAAATGTCATGGACAAGGTcagtcttttcttttcttttttggtttaCAGTCTTGCCTTTTTTGGTGCCCAACTGACACTTTACGAAATAGTGGTATCCAGAGGTCCTTCACTTTTGCCCTTACACCCCACTCATCCTTGTCGGTCTCAAGTCGGATCTCCGCTACAAAAAGACATGCATCGACATGCTGAAAACCCAAGGCCTGATCCCCGTCACTACCCAGCAAGGAGAGGCGGTTGCCGCCAAGATGGGCGCCCAGTACATGGAATGCAGCTCAAAAGAAATGACGGGCGTGGAGGAGATCTTTGAGAGGGCGATCCTTACCGTGGTGGCCAACGACAGGAAAACGCTCGAAGCCGAGGCCGTCAACGGAGGAGGCAGCGTCGGGGATTCGTCTAGCggaaagaagagggggaggagtgggacTGTGAGCGGTCAAAATATCCCGGGAGTCGGgctggcgaagaagaggaagagcaaaTGTTTGATTATGTGATCGAACAAAATTTCAGGAGACAGAAGAGATGGGGCGTGGAGAGGGTTAATGATGACCTGACTAACTGCATGATCTGATGCGAACAACGACTTTTGCGTTGAGGGTTggttttctttctctctttttcttttctgtctaTTTTTCATtacttcaccaccaccacctttttcttttactgTTGTGTTCATCCTtttctgttcttttttttctctcatACAACTGACTCTGGCTAGCGCTGGCTGGTCGTcaggcatggcatggcaggCAAAATAACGAGCAGGTGAACTGTCTATTTTTCTTGTGTGGCTGCTTGTTTTGTTATTTCAGATggtttgttgggggtggtggaaggtgaagagggagttggggcAGAGGGCAGGGCAAAGGTACGActtggtgatgacggtgCATGGGAGAGACGAACGGCTGGGATAAGGAAGGGTAGGAAGGCAACAAGGATCAGGTGCCAGAGGCTACGGATAACGCAAGGAAATTATCTGATGGAATATTCAAATTTTGCGGTCGACTGTTGTGTGCGTGTTGTTGGATTGATCGGAGTATTTTGAAAGAGAGAAACCTTACCTACCCCTCCTCGAAGCGtgccccccctttctcttcttttagTTTTTGATTAGAAGAGGTTGATTACAAAGATGGAGTGTGAGCTTTGCTTTTAGATACCCCGAAGGAGAGAACGAGAGATGGATATTTGGGAATGTATAGCACAGGCATGGATTAGGGGGGGCAGAAGTAGAGGAGAGAAGAATCGATGTTTTTATGTGTTCACACCTTTGCCCTGACCCTGGTGTGCGTCGTCCATGGCTGGTATGTATTTTGCGAATAAAAAGGGGGTATCATTTAGAATGTCAATAACTCCGTCAAAACGCCAAGGCCTTTTCCCTACTACCTGCCCATATTCGACTCATACCCTactttcctcttcctcataTCTCGAATCCCCCTCATgttccaccccctccatctcatcacctccctcttcctctgcttCGTCGTGCCCTTCGTCGTGCCCTTCTTGcccatcgccctcctcctcctcctccttggccatcACATTCTCAAACGTGCTCCATAACGCTTCCACGGAGCTGAATTCATTTCCCACGGCGATGACGGCCTCGAGCGAGCGGTTcagcttgttgatgttggctaGGACGTGCTCGAAGCTCTGTTATCACAACAGTTAGGTTAGTTGCACTAAAATATTCATATTGGAGAaccagagagagagaacgaACCATGGCAATCTCTGATATGAGCTCCTCCCTCTGGAGCTCAAAATATGTCTTTTCCCTTgttcccccttctcctgctgccgctgttggTCCAGAGACAGAGTGGGAGCGTTGCCGTTGGGACATTTTGGGCTGGGCTTTTGCTTGGCTTGTAGGTGCTTGTTAAAGCTCGAGAGGTGGTCGCAGTGGGGGGTTCACAGCGAGGGGCAGCAAGGTCATTTAATCAAAACAGCACTGAAATGTGATAGATAGCTTGGATAAAAGCAGCGAGGGTGTGTGTGACGCGACGGACGTGAATCGGGCTGCGGGGTTGATTGCGAGACAGTTGAGGCGatgcaaccctaacccggagatggggtgaggggagTGGTTGCTGGGGTGATTGAGCCGTTGTTgaacccccttttttgtcAAAGGTGACACTTAACGGCCACAAAGCGTTAGCTGTTGCAAGAGAACAGATAGTATATCGCTGCTATTTTTACCAATGGTACCGGATGCATACCTTTGACTAGCTCCCAGAGCAATTTTTAACAAAACCCGGGTCAATGCCCCCTTCGTTGTTTGCTTCCACAGACCACCTAGTTCCTCACCCTTCATTGATCCATGTCTAATAACACCCCACTTCGTACCTCTCTTCAGTTTATTTGAGCCCATCGTCGTCCCCTGCCTGCAACCCATCGTCCCCTGTTTGCAAACCGTTATTTCCTGCTTGAAACCGGTTATTCCCTACTTGCAACCCGTTGTTCCCTATTTACAACCTTTCGTACCCTCCTTAATACCCTTAATACCCTCCATTCCCTTCTTAACCCCCATAGTTCCCTGCTTGCAACCCGTTATCCCCTGTTTGCAACCCTTGGTAACCTCATTGATACCTTTGATACCCTCTGTTCCCTTCTTGATACCCATAGTTCTCTTCCTCGAACCAATCCACCCTCATGTTAGCCTGCTGTCACCAAAATGACGGGCAATTGTTCGCATATCGTGTCTTACCTCCTTGGCCAGGAATCCCATATGATGCTCCCATATATCCCGTCCCAAATGTCCCACTCGCGTGATTTGGCGCCGCCCTCTTTTTGGGATTTCCTACTTCCGCCGGGTCTGCCCCATCAACAGGTTGGGCAGACTTAGGCAGGGCAGTGGGGAGTTTGGCGTTCGGAATGGGCATCATGGGCCGAAGCTCACTGCTGAAATATTCCAGAACACTCATTGCCGCAAGGTAAATATGACGTTTATGAACACGGTGCCCGCAAACGCGGAGCAAGTCTTTTT from Podospora pseudoanserina strain CBS 124.78 chromosome 6, whole genome shotgun sequence carries:
- the DBR1 gene encoding lariat debranching enzyme (BUSCO:EOG09262LI4; EggNog:ENOG503NU5D; COG:A) translates to MNRQLALPAAHWAPRQSLFPFGVTRLQIRLKSSKCKSKQKNSKMSDKSLRVAIEGCGHGTLNAIYSTITASCKERSWDGVDVLIIGGDFQAIRNADDLTVMSIPAKYRELGDFPDYYSGKRKAPYLTIFVAGNHEAASHLAELHYGGWVAPNIYYMGAANILRLGPIRIAGMSGIWKGHDYRKPHHERLPFNQSDTKSFYHVREIDVRKLLQVRTQVDIGISHDWPRGIEKHGDANRLWKMKPDFQRESHDGSLGNPAADYVLNRLRPPYWFSAHLHCKYSAIKKFDPPTSEPQPSASATLLESATVPPAVPAHNSDEIDLDLEEEETPAAPAQNPDEIDLDLDEEETPVGPSTSSAPITTTSSKPQSEEQQTDALRSLLPSTFSKPNPQIQTTPGQPVPQTITNTTTRFLALDKCLPGRAFLQLMEIPSPTTITRPVKLAYDKEWLSILRAFHPPIKSTFGIRGAPVPEDKGEEYYLGLIRENEEWVEENLVKKGKMEVPEDFEVTAPVMEGGWERGREVQPREYTNPQMARFCELLGVENYWDASEEEREGRRVKGLMRMSLVEGLGVGEVVGGVIEGGEEVVVGIGKRGGGGGGYRGGGRGGGGGYRGRGGGQF
- a CDS encoding hypothetical protein (COG:S; EggNog:ENOG503P1ZU) gives rise to the protein MFDTFTYRFLHFRRPTLTPSSLPSLPQGIERFFVDTPGGQIEVLHGKPSKQARHGATPLFFVHGGMGGAWVWLEYLSFFASRGIPCYAVSMRGHGSSWHPSYLRMVYFTTKRMLADDVVAGIRWVQKRHDGREVVYIGHSSGGGLGQYILSAPEFDHVKVKGLVLAGAVPGFGSLGVYINWWRLDPWFSFRMIFHGWHPNSPLSHPVLTRRVFFGEQLPGSYLMKFQQRASRYESFLWPLGMMSRFVKPENLLPRITSWGANKGQGIMVLGGEIDKIMTIPVMEKLANTYRESYTGLVAQKKIEGDDRDGIKKLLGDGGRDTVGQGVRCCYVPGAAHHLQNDVTWEIGAQKLLAFYEQL
- the ELC1 gene encoding elongin C (EggNog:ENOG503P56T; COG:K; BUSCO:EOG09265QTV), with amino-acid sequence MSDSKYITLISYDGFEFVVLREAALVSETIGAMLRGPFREAQTGRCEFGEIRGPVLEKVVEYFHYHYANRNQTDVPDMDIPVDICLELLMAADFLGLDSKPQMRDIS
- the rho4 gene encoding RHO4 protein (COG:S; EggNog:ENOG503NW37) yields the protein MASSYQHRNSHYAHERHDSSASRRPTSERRDTRGTRSSDGTVSTFNSISTSSGRESAATAMTNEGPAYSKKIVVVGDGGCGKTCLLISYSQGYFPEKYVPTVFENYITYPTHPPTGKTVELALWDTAGQEEYDRLRPLSYPETDLIFVCFAIDCPNSLENVMDKWYPEVLHFCPYTPLILVGLKSDLRYKKTCIDMLKTQGLIPVTTQQGEAVAAKMGAQYMECSSKEMTGVEEIFERAILTVVANDRKTLEAEAVNGGGSVGDSSSGKKRGRSGTVSGQNIPGVGLAKKRKSKCLIM
- the DAD1 gene encoding Dolichyl-diphosphooligosaccharide-protein glycosyltransferase subunit dad1 (COG:S; EggNog:ENOG503P70A); protein product: MSQRQRSHSVSGPTAAAGEGGTREKTYFELQREELISEIAMSFEHVLANINKLNRSLEAVIAVGNEFSSVEALWSTFENVMAKEEEEEGDGQEGHDEGHDEAEEEGGDEMEGVEHEGDSRYEEEESRV